Part of the Mya arenaria isolate MELC-2E11 chromosome 8, ASM2691426v1 genome, TTGTAAACGCTCatgataattttacatgatGCATGTCTGTAAGTATTTGAAAAGGGATATCTTAGatacacggcctctaaacgccagctccaccactttacggtggtgcaaagaaaaagagctgtcgacacttccgtggtggagctgtggactatgtttacataaacaaacgtgagtatgatttatatttcatttgataatttcatttagcgGACATATTTCgccgtttgttttcgaaatagttttcagtaaggttaaggtagttcgcgtagagttttgtttccgcaagtagtatgcataaccagcataatgttcaatgaatgataaacatagcaactgttgtattcattccaaaagcgttaactttttatattacttcgagcgcaaaacatactcgatagcgccaccaatagggcaacagcgccaccacttttataaatatgtgcattttaccattttaagaagtgcttatcagttttgttgtgttccggcataagtaccatacataacagttatgtttgcatgcgtgagaatgttcttacggggtgtgtaagcaccgaaatgtacttgctattcaatcagatctcaaaatatgcacaagttcgattcgggagaaaagctcctgacaccacagtttgcacaatattgaactgaaatagtaaccagcctacagtagaagtgttctaacacggtaccacattctccgattttcgaaatatgtcagtaaaatgaaattatcaaataaaatataaatcatactcacgtttgttcatgtaaacatagggcacagctccaccacggaagtgtcgacagctctttttctttgcaccaccgtaaagtggtggagctggtgTTTACAGGCCGTGAGATAGAGTAGGTGAGGAAAAGTGTTCATATACACTAATTTAAAGGGGcttgacaccagatggtccaagaCTCGGGAAacacagtatttcctcaaaacaagcttacaattgtcaatgcgagctagcAAAAGACCGATGATACGTCACTTAACATGGTTAATATGATAAACGCAATAATcgtgttgctgtctcatctgtgtttttCCGTTTAAATTAGCGCATTAtagtttcccagtttaaatcgtATATATCTATGAGTTCAGATAAATAAAccgatgctatttttaaactgactgggATTTACTTGGTAACTCTAGCAAAATTCAAATTGGTAAATTGCGcgaaaactgcgaaagatgcatgcgacgtaagcgatgtgatacgtCATTAAtgaagattcaatgcgttgtacacaacgatgaCGATTTTATGTaagcttttgacaattttctctcTTTTTCTCTTGCAATTgtaccatctggtgtctagtcccttaacCAAAAGTAAACCCGTGTTCGAGTTACCTCAAGCGTCATGAACGTGTTAAGGCTTTAATGCCGTCACTTACTGATACAGCTATTGTCTGCTTGCGATGTTAATGTGTTTTGTGTGTCTCTCTAAATGTCGTTTTGTTAATAACTcagcctctaaacagggtttatattttatgtttagctACTGTTCgcccctgtagttttcattttgtattatttatacatttttaggggggggggggggggggtaacacGCCATTGTCAATTTCTGAACTGATACAAACTGaggcattcggagctcctcggccatttttttcaaaaacaacctcggatgtatttggacggtttacatactaaaaaagtggtacgtttaagtccgctgtaaatagatcgcgtagtaatcttctTCGGCAGTtgaactttgtgacttaactcttgggaatcttaataatgtttgcaataaaacacttcactggcaatcaatttaaaccaagatcaataaatacaactcttaaacacaccatttaattaataatattattcaaaaatttacgaactacttcaactaatgcaccggcatacatccgaggttgttttcgataaaatggccgaggatttCCAAATGAAACTGAGGAAGTTCCTTTTAGTTTCCATTCgttgaattattattttccgTGTCCAATTTAAATTGCCGTCGTtgcaaaacagtgaaataaacaaaaacgaatttcttatacaatattatagtaaactttatttttgttttgccgGTATACAAGGCTAATGTGAATTAACAGTTATAGACATGAATCTAAACGAGAGCAAATTTGATCCAGTTAACAGTTGCAATCTAATATGTAAATAAAGCAAACACTTTATGGGAAAAggcaattatatttataaactgcACAACCAatgttattctttaaataatagACAATGAAATCTTGAGTAAGCATATATTGTTTGCGCtactgaaaaaaatggaatcatagatatttaagcaaaacacTTATTGggaaatataagaaaaaaaaacaatattaaataaatatgcaataactgatgtttaATATTCTAACTCAGATATCCTGAATAATGCAAGACATTAGATTCGtccattttaatgatttttttttttcgtgtttttatCATCTTGATTTACATTCAACGATGTATTATGTATGATTCCTTTGGAGTAAATCGATGGGATCTTCTTCATGTTAAACAAGAATCTCTTTAATCAAAACCTCATAAAAATCTCTAAACACgttctttaaataatataaatcatataaggTCTTTGTGTTCTATAGTTTCAGAAAGAGTATTGTCCAAATTATACAAAGACGTGTAATGCTCGTTTTAAAACGTCTATGCATACGCAAACATGAtacataatatcatttttaagaccaaacataattttaccatGCTAGATTATATTGTTACATTATTGTAAAATGACAGTGTTAggatatgtatatatgaatatatgtgCTGATAGTCCCTTGTTATTCTATAAAAGAATGGCCACAtgcatattattatattgtacaATGTGGACTTGGTTTAAATGAATGTATGTGGATAAGACTTTCATAAATAAGATATAGATGCAACATTTTGCTTGCAAACTCTTCGAAATCCCCCTTACAGGAATGATTttcaattatgattttatacaagatacaaaacaaatatcaaaaccgCAACTGATGGCATGAGGGGTATCGTTGATGAGGCACTTTTTTGTTTCGCAGGTATCGTGTCAGATCTGGTGCAGTAGTTGCCATTAAATTTGATGGAAACAAACGTGTTTCTCATTGCCTCGAGTACATTCATAATATAGCCTAGACCCTTGGCGTCTACAAGTGTATCAATCGTGCGGCAAGAGTCTTCGGTGCCTTCTGGCAATGCGATGCACCGACGCGTCACTACCGTTATATTCAGACCGACATCTGGAATATATATGACTGTTTGGCCTGTGTACTTCCGAATTTTTTGGTAATTGACTATCAGTGCAATAATATGCATGTACTGATTTAATATGgggttaaaatattttatgtaagagtatgcaatatttatttattacattgagCTAGACATGTATCATAGACGTTTTTTAGGGATTCAGGAGATAGATCAAAGCAAAAATTATTACCACTACCTGCCTACTGAAAAACGTGCTCTTTTAATCTCTTTTTATGCGACAAAGTTGCTTAAGGGAGTCAGGGCCTGCTTTAACAATACATCAGTTAATCTTAATTGCAGTTGAATTATACATCTACTGGCCTTGTTGAtgattgtattatatatttgcaTGAATTCAATGAAAGCCAGTATTATAGGTTAATACaaagttaagaaaatgaaatgaaagaaatgtgcgTGCTCTCTTTAGGAAGTTTCTACAGATTTTATGTTGGTTGTTACGACTATGATCCTTCCATCAATTGGACCCAAGATGAAACTCATTTGCTCAGGAATTGAATAGTGCTTGCATTAACAATATACCTGGCAGCAGAAAGTAACCCATACACGTCATGGTGAATGTGGAGCTACTGCACGTGTCAATAAGACCTCGAACAGCAACTGCGCAAGCTTTCGTCGGGGCTGTGTTGCTAGCACATGACTCGTCCCGTAAATAAGTCAGGGACGACAGCATTCCATTAACTATGCTTTCGGTTTGGGCCGGCATGTTGAAGTATTTAAAGGTAACGTGCATACAGGTAGAGCATTCTGAAATAGTACAGTAAGAATTcatcattaaataatattcaatgtGTGGTCAGAATTATTTCCAGTTTCATTCGTGATATAATTTTAATCGACAAAACGTTTTAACATGTGTTgagtttgttatacatatcaACACAACAATCTATCCTTTAATCCATCCGTCCATCCATTCCGTGTAATCTAGATCCATttatcaattcaattcaattcaatccCATCCCATTTGATCCAGCTATCCATCTAATCAAAACACACTCCCATCCACTAATCCAATCAATCCAAAATCCCATCCACGCAACAATTCATCCATGAATGCTTGGGTACACCTGTCTTAAGCTTCGATGCGatacatgaaatattcacaaagaTATTGACTAAATGTGCTAAGCCTTTACCAGAACGTCGAATAATGAAAGGCTATAATGAGTAGTGTATACAAGAAAgagttatttattaataacttgaTCAAGTTGGATGGATGGAAACTCGTGTCAAACACGATATATGGGGTATTTGCTGAGATAGTgacttacatgcaaaaccttaacaaaggTTTGTCACCCGAGCCGATGCCAGGGTGAGTAGAACAGCACTCACTGTTTTCAAATATTCCAGCTTGAAATGGAAGAGATATCCCCAAAATTCATGAAAATTGTCCATAAAGTAAAAGCTTTTAATCGATTGCTCGCctcttatatatatttctctctATACAAATTAGcggaatatatttatttgtaatactgTTTTAATAGCTTCAACCATGTGAACAACTTAAAGATCACAATGTTAAGcatattcatttcattcataatTTGAAATGACATTTGTTAAAACACCCTAAATGTAAATGATCTTAGCCAAAAAAGAAGCATAATGTCACACTTTGATGTTCTTTTATATGTGACATAAAGGTACATACGAGtgtgttttgaacaaaataggTTAACAGTTTCCTATCCAACAATAAGCGTAGtctttcaacattttaataaaaaatgtatagactatttgacttttaatataaagaaatgcGCATTAATATGTTAACTATTTATAGTACAATTTTAATGCAATTGAAAGGTCATCGATTCAAGTCCATCAGAGCCCAATATTCCGAGCACTCTATTCCTGTTATTAGCCTACTTTCCTGAGTCGATTCATATTTTCGGTCGTGACGTCATACTAAATGATGTAACTAAGGTATCCGTTTTACAGCTAAACGTTTCATTACATTAAGCCGATGGTTACTGGTAACCCCATGTTACTTagataaataatgaattaaattaatgCAAAAAGAGTTATGACAGTTGAtagttttgttctttatttcatctGAAACGGGAAGTGAAattactgatgtgttcaaacaaGTCAAAACAGCAGATTTGCAATATGGTATcggtataatttatatttgcatATTCTTCGTCTTCACATTAAACCCCTATTAAAGATACTCCAATATTTATATGGCTACCAGACATCAAACGTTCACATAAATTTACATTGAATACCCTTAGGTTACAAGACTACACTCGTGTATGGTTTAACGGTATGTGTACCATGTATGCCGATCGATGTTGTTGTCTAGACAATATGTTTCTTTACTTTATAAAGATTAGTGTTTTATGATGTTTTCGATTGTTTGTATTCAACAAGTGATTTATTCTTTACCTGgcacattttaacaatattgaaTAGATCAAACtaactttaaacaacatttttgtccTTCACATAGTTATAACATAAGACCAGTTTTCATACCTAGACCAATGTTTATTGGAAACCTTTGGAAACAGTTAATTCCTTCGCCGTGAAATAGTTGACCATTAATGTTATGCAACCGGGTGTAGTTAACAGTTTTAACAATATTGGATTTCTTTCTTGAACCATTGCTACATCTTCCTAATCCCTGTCAGGAACGTCGCCCGGTCGACGCACATTGAAgtctttttctttctttgatTGTTCAACATTTTGGATTGGCTTGTTAATTTATAactattctttatttaaagtggATATCCCACATCAACTAGCGATGCTCCGAGGCTgaacaaacaatattatcatataCAATCAATGGTTTAgttagattttaattgtttgatCTAGAATTAATCcagattattttgaatatgatattatttgtCTTTTTGAATCATGCGGgaacccctccccccccccacattatttctgtatttgaaataatgattaaacaaagaaaatttcCCAATCATCGAgctaaaagaaatgaaatagcGGCGGATTTATAGTTTATAGACTCATTACGTCTCTAGCATAAGCAAATATTTCCGTTTGTGCTGACTAGACTACTTTTTTGAGCAACAACAGATATATGTGGGTAAAAAAAAAACccgaaataaacaatttataattaCTACCATATTTTGCTTTGCATTCAATTTAAAGGTTTTCCACTAGTTACAATTATACAAATGCTCAATATAATTCCaacaaatatcaatgatatttatcCCTACCTGAGCATGTCACAATCTTAACATTGactcattattttgaatatgaagAAAACCATGAATTGTTTAATGATATGGTTTACCTTAATTTATAAACCGAGCGATAGGCAGCTTGGTAAACTCGTGCGTAAGCCAAACAAAAACATCGCTTTGTATgcgttatattaaaatatgtgaaatctgtatcaaaaaacaatataaaaaacttCCTCGCTTTGGTTCAAGTTGTCTTAGTCGAATACACACCTCGTTGACATATCTATGAAATACGAGTGTGAATATCAGATCTTCTCCCCCTGTTATGTACCTATAAACTTTTTAATCGTTTTTGGAATACTCTTAGTATCTCGACAAATGTTAATTACAATCGCTCGTATTGGAAATCATACATTCCTGGCCGATTGCTCAACTTTTCTAAACTGAGATAACATGATTAAAAggattaaaaatgtttaatactaATTATACATACCTAAAGCGATGCATGGTGAAATCGTGAAC contains:
- the LOC128245072 gene encoding uncharacterized protein LOC128245072; the encoded protein is MDTRICLLFLFTISPCIALECSTCMHVTFKYFNMPAQTESIVNGMLSSLTYLRDESCASNTAPTKACAVAVRGLIDTCSSSTFTMTCMGYFLLPDVGLNITVVTRRCIALPEGTEDSCRTIDTLVDAKGLGYIMNVLEAMRNTFVSIKFNGNYCTRSDTIPAKQKSASSTIPLMPSVAVLIFVLYLV